accccaaactaaccccaaacccccctgaGAGACCCCaaactgaccccaaacccccctggAGACCCCAAActaaccccaaaccccccaaactcCGCAGCTGACCCACTCCAGCATGGTGGTGCACAGTTACCGTGACCTGCTGgaccccaaaactgccccaaatcccccctgagagaccccaaaacccctctagagacccccaaatccccctgggggaccccaaaaccGCTCAGGTGACCCCGAACTCGGCAGCTGGCGCACGCCAACGTGGTGGTGTACAGTTACCATTACCTGCTGGACCCCAAGATCGCCGGGCTGGTGTCGGCTGAACTCGCCCGCTCCTCCGTCGTGGTGTTTGATGAGGCCCACAACATCGGTGAGAGCCCCGCGCCTGGGGGTCCTGGCCAAGAGtttgggggtccctgggggTCCTGACACCCATTTGGGGGTCCTTGAGGGTCCTGGCACTGAGTTTGGGGGTCCCCGAGGGTCCTGACACTGAGtttgggggtccctgggggTCCTGGGCATGAGtttgggggtccctgggggTGCTGGCACCGAGTTTGGGGGTCCCCGAGGGCCCTGACCCCCCAGTTTGGGGGTCCCTGAGGGTCCTGACCCCCCATTTGGGGGTCCTTGAGGGTGCTGGCACCGAGTTTGGGGGTCCCTGAGGGTCCTGGGTATGAGTTTGGGGGTCCCCTGAGGGTCCTGACACTGAGTTTGGGGGTCCCTGCGGGTCCTGGCACCGAGTTTGGGGGTCCCTGCGGGTCCTGGCACCGAGTTTGGGGGTCCCTGCGGGTCCTGGCACCGAATTTGGGGGTCCCTGAGGGTCCTGGGCATGAGTTTGGGGGTCCCTGAGGGTCCTGACCCACCCATTTCGGGGTCCTTGAGGGTCCTGGGCACGAGTTTGGGGGTCCCCGAGGGCCCTGACCCCCCAGTTTGGGGGACCCTCAGGGTCCTGACTCCCCATTTGAGGGTCCCCCAGGGTCCTGATCCCCCATTTGGGGGTCCTtgagggtgctggcactgagtTTGGGGGTCCCTGAGGGTCCTGACACCCATTTGGGGGTCCCCTGAGGGTCCTGACCCCCCAATTTGAGGGGTCCCGAGGTCCTGACCCCCCAGTTTGGGGGTCCCTGAGGGTCCTGACCCACCCATTTGGGGGTCCTTGAGGGTGCTGGGCACGAGTTTGGGGGTCCCCGAGGGTCCTAAACCCCAATCTGAGGGTCCCTCATGGTTCTGACCCCCCATTTGGGAGTCCCCAAGGGCCCTGACCCCCCAGTTTGGGGGTCCCTGAGGGTCCTGACCCCCCATTTGAGGGTCCCCGAGGGTCCTGGGCACGAGTTTGGGGGACCCTCAAGGTCCTGACTCCCCATTTGAGGGTCCCCCAGGGTCCTGATCCGTCATTTGGGGGTCCTTGAGGGTGCTGGGCACGAGTTTGGGGGTCCCTGAGGGTCCTAAACCCCAATCTGAGGGTCCCTCATGGTTCTGACTCCCCATTTGGGGGTCCCCGAGGGCCCTGACCCCCCAGTTTGGAGGACCCTCAGGGTCCTGACTCCCCATTTGAGGGTTCCCCAGGGTCCTGACCCCTCATTTGGGGGTCCCCGAGGGCCCTGACCCCCCAGTTTGGGGGTCCCTGAGGGTCCTGACCCCCCATTTGAGGGTCCCCGAGGGTCCTGGGCACGAGTTTGGGGGTCCTtgagggtgctggcactgagtTTGGGGGTCCCTGAGGGTCCTAAACCCCAACCTGAGGGTCCCTCATGGTTCTGACCCCCCATTTGGGGGTCCCCGAGGGCTCTGACCCCCCAGTTTGGGGGTCCCGGGGTGCTGACCCCCACCTGGGGTGCAGACAACGTGTGTATCGAGGCCATGGGGGTGACCATCACCCGGCGGACCCTCGACCGCTGCCAGGCCAACGTGGGCACACTGCAGAGCCACGTGCAGAGGTCAGGGGGCCATagggggtttgggggtccctAAAAGGGGTTAGGGGGCCCTGAAAGGGCTTTGGGGGGGTCAAAATGGGGCTTAGGGGGGTCACAGAGCGGGTTGGGGGGTCACCaagggggtttggggggtcaCAGAGGGGTTTAGGGGGTCCTGaaaggggtttgggggggtcaAAACGGGCCTTGGGGGGGTCACAGAGGGGGTTGGGGGGTCACAATGGGGTTTGGGGAATTCAAAACAGGATttggggggacacagaggggtTTAGGGGGTCCTGAAAGGGGTTTGGGAGGTCAAAACGGGCCTTGGGGGGGTCACAATGGGGTTTGGGGGATTCAAAACAGGGTTTGGGGGATCACcgaggggttttggggtgtcacAGAGGGGTTTAGGGGGTCCTGAAAGGGTTTAGGGGGTCCTGaaaggggtttgggggggcCTAAAGGGGGTTGGGTCTTCAAAATGGGAGTTTGGGGGGGTCACAAAGGGGGAGGTTGGGGGAAATTTTGGGGTTCCCGGGCTGGATTTTGAGGTCCCAGGGATGGTTTTGGGGTTTCAGGGATATTTTTGGGGTCTCAGGGATGGTTTTGGGGATCTCAGGGATATTTTTGGGGTCTCAGGGATATTTTTGGGGTCTCAGGGATATTTTTGGGGTCTCAGGGATATTTTGGGATCTCAGGGATATTTTTGGGGTCTCAGGGATAGTTTTGGGGTCTCAGGGATATTTTGGGGATCTCAGGGATATTTTTAGGGTCTCAGGGATGGTTTTTGGGGTCTCAGGGATATTTTTGGGGATCTCAGGGATATTTTTGGGATCTCAGGGATGGTTTTTGGGGTCTCAGGGATAGTTTTGGGGTCTCAGGGATGGTTTTGGGGTCTCAGAGGGGGTCTCAGGGATGGTTTTTGGGATCTTTTCAGGCTGAAGGAGAGCGACTCCCGCCGCCTGGCAGACGAGTACCGGGTCCAGGGATGGTTTTTGGGGTCTCAGGGATGGTTTTTGGGGTCTCAGGGATATTTTGGGGTCTCAGGGGGGGTCTCAGGGATATTTTTGGGGTCTCAGGgctggtttttggggtggtttcAGGCTGAAGGAGAGCGACTCCCGCCGCCTGGCAGACGAGTACCGGCGCCTGGTGCAGGGGCTGCGTGAGGCCGGCGCCGCCCGAGAGTCCGACCTGTTCCTGGCCAACCCCGTCCTGCCCGACGAGATCCTGCAGGGTACGGGCTCCACCGGGATCCACCGGGATCCACCGGGATCCACCGGGCTCCACTGGGGTCACAGgaaccccaaaacccctcaggatccaccccaaatccccaggATCCTCACAAAGTCCCGGGGTTTGGGGTTTCCCTATGAAATCTGGGctgatttttgtgattttggggtgtccctgaccccatttttccccatttttccccattttccccgTTCCAGAGGCCATCCCGGGCAGTATCCGCACGGCTGAGCACTTTGTGGGGTTCCtgtggatttggggctgggttttggggtgtccctgACCCCGTTTTTCCCCATTCCAGAGGCCATCCCGGGCAGTATCCGCACAGCTGAGCACTTTGTGGGGTTCCCTATGAAATCTGGgctgatttttggggttttggggtgtccctgACCCCGTTTTTCCCTATTCCAGAGGCCATCCCGGGCAGCATCCGCACGGCTGAGCACTTTGTGGGGTTCCCTATGAAATCTGGgttgatttttggggttttggggtgtccctgaccccattttttccccatttttccccatttttccctaTTCCAGAGGCCATCCCGGGCAGCATCCGCACGGCTGAGCACTTTGTGGGGTTCCTGCGGCGGCTGGTGGAGCACCTTCGGGCGCAGCTGAGGGGCCCCCgggtgcagcagctcagccccccgGCGTTCCTGCTGGAGCTCCGGGAGCGGGTCTGCATCGACCGCAAACCCCTCAGGTCAGGGACCCCAAAAAACGGGTTTGGGACCCCAAAAAACGGGTTTGGGACCCCAAAAAATGGGGTTTGGGACCCCCAAAAAGCCCCCTAAAGAGCCCCCCGGCGTTCCTGCTGGAGCTCCGGGAGCGGGTCTGCATCGACCGCAAACCCCTCAGGTCAGGGGAACCAAAAAACGGGGTTGGGACCCCAAAAAATGGGTTTGGGATTCCAAAAATGGGGTTTGGGACACCAAAAATGGGGTTTGGGACCCCAAAAATGGGGTTTGGGACCCCAAAATACGGGTTTGGGACCCCAAAAAAAGGGTTTGGGCCCCCCCAGAAAATAAGTTTGGGACCTCAAAGAGTGGGATcaggagtttaaaaaaaccccattggGGGccttaaaaacctgaaaaatggGTTTGGGACCCGTATAAACGGGTTTGGGACCCCAAAAATTTGGGTTGGGACCCCAAAAAACGGGTTTGGGACCCCCAAAAAGTGAGATCAGGAGTCAAAACCACCCCACTGGGAACCCTGAATGCCCCCCAAAAGTGAGATCTGCACCCCAGAAATGGGGTGGGGGCCTTcctggggtggttttggggggttttggggtccctgagatggttttttggggtggtttttggggttttggggtccctgagatggttttttgtggtggttttggggtttttggggtccCTGAACCCCGAATTTCCTCTGCCCAGGTTCTGTGCTGAGTACTCTGTGCTCCACGCCTTCCCTatggggggatttgggggggatttgggggtcccaggggtggttttggggggtttttgaGGTCCCTGAGATGATTTTTGAGGTCCTCGAgatggttttttggggtggttttggggtttttggggtccCTGAGCCCCGAATTCCCCCTGGGCAGGTTCTGTGCCGAGCGCCTGCACTCCCTGCTCCAAATCCCatggggggattttggggtcccCGGGATGGTTTTTGGGGTCCCAggggtggtttttggggtttttgaggTCCCTGAGATGGttttttggggtgattttggggtttttggggtccCTGAGCCCTGAATTCCCCCTGGGCAGGTTCTGTGCCGAGCGCCTGCACTCCCTGCTCCGGACCCTCGCCCTCCCCGACGTCGCCGATTTCTCCCCCATCACCCTCGTGGCCAATTTCGCCACCTTGGTCAGCACCTACAGCAAAGGTGGGGCCCCAGaacacccccaaaatccccccaaaactgcccccaaaatccccccaaaactgcccccaaaatccccccaaaactgcccccaaaacttcccccaaaaaaaccccaaagctatCCCAAAATAGCCCCTAAAAAACCCgaaaaaaatcaccccaaaactgccctaaaaacactccaaaactgtccccaaaattccccccaaaccccaaaaatctcTTCCCCCAAAtccaaaaatccccccaaagccccaaaatcccccaaaaaatctccaaaatccCCTCAAAACcctaaaaacccccaaatcaccccccaaaatccccccaaaaaaccctccagaactatccccaaaaatccccccaaaaccctcaaaatttccccaaaaaaaccccaaaatccccccaaaatccccccaggTTTCACCATCATCATCGAGCCCTTTGACGATCGCACCCCGACCATCTCCAACCCCGTGCTGCACTTCAGGTGcgattttggggggattttggggggattttggggggattttggggggatttggggggtttgggaggttttttgggaggttttgtgGAGGATTTctggggaattttggggttttgggggggaattttggggtgggtttgggatttttggtgATTTGGGGAGgggtggagtttttttggtggggggttttgggcaggattttggggatttGAGGGGATCTGAGGGGAaatttggggggattttggggtggatttggggctgttttGTGTCTCTCCACCCTTTTtgtagctgctgctgaagcttcAGGGGGATTTTGGGAGGGGTTGAGACCCTCTGGGACCCCCAAAATCCCTCTGGGACCCCCAAAATCCCTCTGGGACCCCCAAAAACCCCTCTGGGACCCCCAAAATCCCTCTGGGACCCCCAAAAACCCCTCTGGGaacccccaaattccccccaGCTGCCTGGACGCCTCCATCGCCATCAGACCTGTGTTCGAGCGCTTCCAGTCTGTCATCGTCACCTCGGGGGTGAGGGACCCCCAAaacatcccccaaaatcccccaaaatgtCCCCAAAAATATCCCCCGAATAccccaaaatatccccaaaataccccaaaatatccccaaaaATATCCCCTGAATACCCCCAAAATATCCCCCAAAATACCCCTCAAAATGTCCCCAAAATATGCCCCGAATATCCCAAAATATCCCCCAAATATCACCCAAAATATCCCCCAAATATC
This sequence is a window from Sylvia atricapilla isolate bSylAtr1 unplaced genomic scaffold, bSylAtr1.pri scaffold_209_arrow_ctg1, whole genome shotgun sequence. Protein-coding genes within it:
- the ERCC2 gene encoding general transcription and DNA repair factor IIH helicase subunit XPD; this encodes MKLNVDGLLVLFPYEFIYPEQFSYMLELKRTLDAKGHGVLEMPSGTGKTVSLLSLIIAYQRAHPLDVSKLIYCSRTVPEIEKVVEELRKLLECYERDLGEPLPFLGLALSSRKNLCVHPEVSALRFGKEIDSRCLALTASYLRESPEGPRPSCAFFQEFEARGRQSPLPFGVHNLDDLRTLGRQRGCCPYFLARSSLAHANVVVYSYHYLLDPKIAGLVSAELARSSVVVFDEAHNIDNVCIEAMGVTITRRTLDRCQANVGTLQSHVQRLKESDSRRLADEYRRLVQGLREAGAARESDLFLANPVLPDEILQEAIPGSIRTAEHFVGFLRRLVEHLRAQLRGPRVQQLSPPAFLLELRERVCIDRKPLRFCAERLHSLLRTLALPDVADFSPITLVANFATLVSTYSKGFTIIIEPFDDRTPTISNPVLHFSCLDASIAIRPVFERFQSVIVTSGTLSPLEFYPKILGFRPVTMATFSMTLARTCLCPMIVGRGNDQVAMSSKFETREDI